Proteins encoded within one genomic window of Sphingomonas sp. KRR8:
- the bla gene encoding class A beta-lactamase encodes MTSLIIRISAALLALAPASCAAVAQPARSAVPAAPAALSGRIAELGRSFNGRVGIAVQSVDRGWRTGWKADELYPQQSVSKFMVALTVMDRVDRGQLSLDGPVTLTRSDLTLFHQPIADKILSGGGTYTTTVQALLIQAMTQSDNTANDKLMRLAGGPDAVRGFIAGRQLGNIRFYNGERALQSRIAGLTWSNNYSIGDAFYKARDALPLALRQRLFERYIDDPYDGAAPSSLVNTLARLKRGELLQPASTARLLTIMSNTATGKNRLRGGLKPGWTLAHKTGTGQELGGVQAGYNDIGVLTAPDGRSYAVAVMIKRTSTPLIVRMNLMNDVVRAVIAAHEATAFTL; translated from the coding sequence ATGACGTCCTTGATCATCCGCATATCGGCGGCACTGCTGGCCCTGGCTCCGGCCAGCTGCGCGGCGGTCGCCCAGCCTGCGCGCTCGGCCGTTCCAGCGGCTCCGGCTGCGCTGTCCGGGCGCATTGCCGAGCTTGGCCGTAGCTTCAACGGGCGCGTGGGTATCGCCGTCCAGTCGGTCGATCGGGGCTGGCGCACCGGCTGGAAGGCGGACGAACTCTATCCCCAGCAAAGCGTCAGCAAGTTCATGGTGGCGCTGACGGTGATGGACCGGGTCGATCGCGGCCAGCTCAGCCTGGATGGGCCGGTCACCCTCACCCGCAGCGACCTGACGCTGTTCCACCAACCGATCGCCGACAAGATCCTGAGCGGCGGCGGCACCTACACCACCACGGTGCAGGCGCTGCTGATCCAGGCGATGACGCAGAGCGACAATACCGCCAACGACAAGCTGATGCGGCTGGCGGGCGGGCCGGACGCCGTGCGCGGCTTCATCGCCGGCCGCCAACTCGGCAACATCCGCTTCTACAATGGTGAGCGGGCGCTTCAGTCGCGCATCGCGGGCCTGACGTGGAGCAACAATTATTCGATCGGCGACGCCTTCTACAAGGCGCGCGACGCCCTTCCGCTCGCCCTTCGCCAGCGCTTGTTCGAGCGATACATCGACGATCCCTATGACGGCGCGGCGCCATCATCGCTGGTGAACACGCTGGCGCGGCTGAAGCGGGGGGAACTGCTGCAGCCGGCCTCGACCGCGCGGCTGCTGACCATCATGAGCAATACCGCCACCGGCAAGAACCGGCTGCGCGGCGGGCTCAAGCCGGGCTGGACCCTGGCCCACAAGACCGGGACGGGGCAGGAGCTTGGCGGCGTCCAGGCCGGCTACAACGACATCGGCGTGCTGACCGCCCCGGACGGCCGAAGCTATGCGGTGGCGGTGATGATCAAGCGCACGTCGACCCCGCTGATCGTCCGCATGAACCTGATGAACGACGTCGTGCGGGCGGTGATCGCCGCGCACGAAGCCACCGCCTTCACTCTCTAG
- the aceB gene encoding malate synthase A: protein MSDVLERPRVAVEPSNVPGAEEILTADALEFLTELHERFDGRRRSLLAARGDRQARFRDGALPDFPEATADIRAGEWRVGEIPADLQDRRVEITGPTNAKMVINALNSGAKVFMADFEDATAPTWDELLRGQINLRARWQGRLGFTDEGTGKQYRLNDEVAVLKVRPRGWHLDERHLTIDDQPISGGLFDFGLYFWHNARAALAAGSGPYFYLPKLESRFEAELWSEVFAIAEAKLRLPRGTIKVTVLIETITAAFEMDEILFALRENIVGLNCGRWDYIFSTIKRLGDRPDRLTPDRSAMTMDKAFLAAYSLRLIDTCHRRGAFAMGGMSAFIPVKGDEAANRQAMDKVRADKEREVGNGHDGTWVAHPALVPVALEAFARMTGPNQLGVRPRHVPGREEMLELHTGPRTEAGARENIRVGIQYMAAWLSGRGAVPLYNLMEDAATAEICRTQLWQWLKYTAPLDDGRAFDRPLFEQLFEDELAAITDQPHLDEAAGLFRAMVLDPDCEEFLTLPAYDLLD, encoded by the coding sequence GTGAGTGATGTCCTTGAGCGGCCCCGGGTCGCGGTTGAACCGTCCAATGTCCCCGGGGCCGAGGAGATCCTCACCGCCGACGCACTGGAGTTCCTGACCGAGCTGCACGAGCGGTTCGACGGGCGGCGGCGTTCGCTGCTGGCCGCGCGCGGCGACCGCCAGGCGCGGTTCCGGGACGGCGCGCTTCCGGACTTTCCAGAGGCGACGGCCGACATTCGGGCGGGTGAGTGGCGGGTCGGCGAGATTCCGGCCGACCTCCAGGACCGCCGGGTGGAGATCACCGGGCCGACCAACGCCAAGATGGTCATCAACGCGCTCAACAGCGGCGCGAAAGTGTTCATGGCGGACTTTGAGGACGCCACGGCGCCGACCTGGGACGAACTGCTTCGGGGGCAGATCAACCTGCGCGCCCGCTGGCAGGGGCGGCTCGGGTTCACCGACGAGGGCACCGGCAAGCAGTATCGCCTGAACGACGAGGTTGCCGTGCTCAAGGTGCGGCCACGCGGCTGGCACCTCGATGAGCGGCACCTGACCATCGACGACCAGCCGATCAGTGGCGGGCTGTTCGATTTCGGGCTCTATTTCTGGCACAACGCGCGCGCCGCTCTTGCTGCCGGCTCCGGCCCATATTTCTACCTGCCCAAGCTCGAGAGCCGGTTCGAGGCCGAGCTGTGGAGCGAGGTGTTCGCCATCGCCGAGGCCAAGCTGCGCCTGCCCCGCGGGACGATCAAGGTGACCGTGCTGATCGAGACGATCACCGCCGCCTTCGAGATGGACGAGATCCTGTTCGCGCTGCGCGAGAATATCGTCGGCCTCAACTGTGGCCGGTGGGATTACATCTTTTCGACCATCAAGCGGCTGGGCGACCGGCCGGACCGGCTGACGCCCGATCGCTCGGCGATGACGATGGATAAGGCGTTCCTCGCGGCCTACTCGCTGCGCCTGATCGACACCTGCCACCGGCGGGGTGCCTTCGCGATGGGCGGCATGTCGGCATTCATCCCGGTCAAGGGCGATGAGGCGGCCAACCGCCAAGCGATGGACAAGGTTCGCGCCGACAAGGAGCGAGAGGTGGGCAACGGCCATGACGGCACCTGGGTCGCCCACCCGGCGCTGGTCCCGGTCGCGCTGGAGGCCTTCGCCCGGATGACGGGCCCCAATCAGCTGGGCGTGCGGCCGCGCCATGTGCCCGGGCGCGAGGAGATGCTGGAGCTGCATACCGGACCCCGGACGGAAGCCGGTGCGCGCGAGAACATCCGGGTCGGCATCCAGTACATGGCGGCTTGGCTGTCCGGCCGGGGCGCGGTGCCGCTTTACAATCTGATGGAAGACGCCGCGACGGCGGAAATCTGCCGGACCCAGCTGTGGCAGTGGTTGAAGTACACGGCTCCGCTCGACGATGGCCGCGCCTTCGACCGGCCGTTGTTCGAGCAATTGTTCGAGGACGAGCTTGCCGCCATAACTGACCAGCCGCACCTCGACGAGGCGGCCGGCCTGTTCCGCGCCATGGTGCTCGACCCCGACTGTGAGGAGTTCCTGACCCTCCCCGCTTATGATTTGCTCGACTAG